One Synechococcus sp. JA-2-3B'a(2-13) genomic window carries:
- a CDS encoding RNA-guided endonuclease InsQ/TnpB family protein codes for MVSKGKHIGYEALNIKGVARTRLAKSTYDAGWGQFLQMLAVKAERAGLRAIAVNPNGSSQNCSRCGQRVPKAIQDRWHSCSHCGLELGRDHHAAINIKHRAVGHPVLFASAGRSPQAQETSFSR; via the coding sequence CTGGTAAGCAAGGGCAAACATATTGGGTACGAAGCCCTGAATATCAAAGGTGTTGCTAGAACCCGACTAGCAAAATCTACCTATGATGCTGGGTGGGGACAATTTCTGCAAATGCTGGCAGTCAAGGCTGAAAGAGCTGGGCTGAGGGCGATTGCAGTGAATCCCAACGGCAGCAGTCAAAACTGCTCTCGGTGCGGTCAAAGAGTACCGAAAGCGATTCAAGACAGATGGCATTCTTGTTCCCATTGTGGGCTAGAACTAGGACGCGACCACCATGCGGCCATCAACATCAAGCACAGGGCGGTGGGGCATCCCGTTCTTTTCGCGTCAGCGGGACGTAGTCCTCAAGCGCAGGAAACGTCCTTTTCGCGCTAG